The genomic region TTGGGATGGAAGCGCGGCTTCTCTCGGCCGCCGCTTCCTCTGGGTTGTCCTCATCGTTGTCAGAGGGCGGGGCTTCCAGGAGGTGTAGACCCATTACCTGCACCACAAAAGAAGGCCATGACACCGTGACTCGCGGCCAGTGCAAAACAAAGTCCAGTCTCGGCTGGCTCCGACCTCCATCCTGTGCTGGAGATTCGGGGCGTCATCCCCATCCTGGTTGAGGGGCTGGTACGAGTAACCCCCCCCGTCCTCCTCCCAAGGGACCTGCTGGATTGTCCCCTCCCCCTCCTGATCCTCCTCACCCCCGCTCCATGCCGCTCCGCTGACTGCATCTCCGTCACATGGGTTCTTGTCGTCATCCTCGCATGGTGGGAAGACTCGCTCTGGTCCCATGGTGGGGGCCACCACtgattgggtggggggggcaaacAGCACAACTTGCTCAAATGACCTCGACTCATAATTGAGTAATGTTAGGTGAAGACAATGGTCATGTTAATGACTTCAAATTCAATGTGCATCACCTTtcctttgagtgtgtgtgtgtgtgtgtgtgtgtgtgtgtgtgtgtgtgtgtgtgtgtgtgtgtgtgtgtgtgtgtgtgtgtgtgtgtgtgtgtgtgtgtgtgtttgtgtgtgtgtgctgggggggggggggctgtcgcGTCTTCTCAATCTGTTGCTTGAAAGGTTTCTGGCGTCAAGATTTGTGGGTAATGTCTGCGTTTTTTCCGTCCTAAAGACGCCTTCAAGCTGGCATCCAGGCAT from Syngnathus typhle isolate RoL2023-S1 ecotype Sweden linkage group LG8, RoL_Styp_1.0, whole genome shotgun sequence harbors:
- the mea1 gene encoding male-enhanced antigen 1 isoform X1, with the translated sequence MGPERVFPPCEDDDKNPCDGDAVSGAAWSGGEEDQEGEGTIQQVPWEEDGGGYSYQPLNQDGDDAPNLQHRMEVMGLHLLEAPPSDNDEDNPEEAAAERSRASIPMDAAHVELVKRTMAAVALPSPGVPPWAQEISDDQWRDVVRRALSGRRAAALRCAGLNNT
- the mea1 gene encoding male-enhanced antigen 1 isoform X2 gives rise to the protein MGPERVFPPCEDDDKNPCDGDAVSGAAWSGGEEDQEGEGTIQQVPWEEDGGGYSYQPLNQDGDDAPNLQHRMEVMGLHLLEAPPSDNDEDNPEEAAAERSRASIPMDAVCSKSDALPRGPGWFLHPKSRWCL